One segment of Paenibacillus pabuli DNA contains the following:
- a CDS encoding carbon-nitrogen hydrolase family protein has product MKLRVSAVQYQLQTISSFEQFAAQAEHYIRTADEFGTEFVLFPEFFTTQLMSIGDGQGNALTIEDLPDFTEQYEQLFISLAAKYNMHLIGGTHVIRREGKLYNTAHMFYPDGRIARQAKIHITPTEVQEWNMAPGDGLEVFDTDKGRIAMLTCYDIEFPEIVRMAKAKGADVIFCPSCTDDRHGFYRVRYTSHARAVENQVYVVLTGTVGNLPTVDFMRANYGQAAIITPNDVPFPPRGILAEGEINDDMIVTADLDLDLLYEVRERGSVTTWRDRRTDLYTDWE; this is encoded by the coding sequence ATGAAATTGCGGGTATCCGCTGTACAGTACCAATTGCAAACCATCAGCTCCTTTGAGCAGTTTGCTGCTCAAGCCGAGCATTACATACGGACAGCCGACGAATTCGGAACGGAATTTGTGCTGTTTCCTGAATTTTTTACAACGCAGCTCATGTCCATTGGTGACGGTCAAGGCAACGCCCTGACCATTGAGGATTTGCCGGATTTCACGGAGCAATATGAACAGCTGTTCATTTCACTGGCTGCAAAGTACAACATGCATCTGATCGGGGGAACCCATGTCATCCGTCGTGAAGGGAAATTGTATAATACCGCCCACATGTTCTATCCTGATGGCCGTATTGCACGCCAGGCCAAGATCCATATTACACCGACCGAAGTACAGGAATGGAACATGGCACCGGGTGATGGCCTTGAAGTATTCGACACAGATAAAGGCAGAATTGCGATGTTAACCTGTTACGATATTGAGTTCCCGGAAATTGTGCGTATGGCAAAGGCAAAAGGGGCTGACGTTATTTTCTGTCCGTCCTGTACAGATGACCGTCACGGATTCTATCGGGTGCGCTATACCAGTCATGCCCGTGCTGTGGAGAACCAGGTTTATGTTGTACTGACCGGAACGGTGGGCAATCTGCCGACAGTCGACTTCATGCGTGCCAACTACGGACAGGCTGCCATTATTACGCCGAATGATGTCCCGTTCCCGCCGCGCGGCATTCTGGCTGAAGGTGAGATTAACGATGATATGATCGTAACGGCTGATCTGGATCTGGATTTGCTCTACGAAGTACGTGAGCGCGGATCTGTAACGACATGGCGTGACCGCCGCACCGATCTGTATACAGACTGGGAGTAG
- a CDS encoding winged helix-turn-helix transcriptional regulator yields MDIIGKKWVLLIMYQLLSGPKRFTELEAEMAISGRLLSERLKEMEMEGIVTRHMYPEIPPRVEYELTPKGKAIEPVINQIYGWSSDWLKR; encoded by the coding sequence ATGGACATCATCGGTAAGAAGTGGGTTCTGCTGATCATGTATCAGCTGCTCTCCGGACCCAAGCGCTTCACAGAACTGGAAGCGGAAATGGCCATTAGCGGCCGTCTGTTATCCGAGCGTTTGAAGGAAATGGAGATGGAAGGCATCGTAACCCGTCATATGTATCCTGAAATCCCGCCACGGGTTGAATACGAGCTGACTCCCAAAGGCAAGGCTATTGAGCCGGTCATCAATCAGATTTATGGCTGGTCCTCCGACTGGCTGAAACGATAG
- a CDS encoding CidA/LrgA family protein translates to MKKWGLGILQVALLMAFSLLMDQLARALHLPVPGSILGMVVLFILLQTRVVKLRWIEVGAAWLLGELLLFFIPSAVGIMNYMPMLEHDGLQILFIVLLSTFLVMACTGLVATRIAKRKERHTG, encoded by the coding sequence GTGAAAAAATGGGGACTTGGTATATTGCAGGTTGCTCTCCTCATGGCCTTTTCACTGCTCATGGACCAGTTGGCCCGTGCTCTCCATTTGCCTGTGCCGGGTTCGATACTCGGTATGGTCGTGCTGTTTATTTTGCTTCAGACACGGGTCGTGAAGCTGCGCTGGATTGAAGTCGGAGCTGCCTGGCTGCTTGGAGAACTACTGCTTTTCTTCATTCCTTCAGCCGTTGGCATCATGAACTATATGCCCATGCTTGAGCATGACGGACTGCAGATTCTGTTCATCGTGCTGCTTAGCACATTTCTGGTTATGGCCTGTACCGGCCTGGTTGCCACACGAATCGCCAAACGAAAGGAGCGTCACACCGGATGA
- a CDS encoding DoxX family protein has product MRVIGYIFLVVLAGVFVMTGLNKVMGAEMMVQTFESFSYPKWTMYLLGAVELLSAVGLLIPRTRMLAAGVLTFILIGALGSHLIYGQYGAVVLPGILLVANIVVLAIGMRKLEEEEVLEVIQA; this is encoded by the coding sequence ATGAGAGTTATAGGATATATATTTCTGGTTGTGCTTGCAGGTGTATTTGTGATGACGGGGCTGAACAAAGTGATGGGTGCGGAGATGATGGTGCAGACCTTTGAAAGCTTCTCGTATCCGAAATGGACGATGTACCTGCTGGGCGCGGTGGAGCTGCTTAGTGCAGTCGGATTACTGATTCCTCGTACTCGCATGTTGGCAGCAGGTGTGCTGACATTTATTCTGATTGGTGCCCTCGGAAGTCATCTGATCTACGGACAATACGGGGCTGTTGTACTTCCGGGGATCCTGCTCGTTGCCAATATTGTTGTTCTGGCGATCGGTATGCGCAAGCTGGAGGAAGAAGAGGTCCTGGAAGTCATTCAGGCGTAA
- a CDS encoding glycerol-3-phosphate dehydrogenase/oxidase codes for MTSPFSAALRGDYLQSMANAHFDILVLGGGITGTGIALDAASRGLKTALVEMQDFAAGTSSRSTKLVHGGLRYLKQFEVKMVAEVGRERAIVYENGPHVTTPEPMLLPIYTGGTFGRFSTSIGLMVYDRLAGVKRSERRTMLNAGAVSDSEPLLRREGLLGGGLYVEYRTDDARLTIEVMKEAVKRGAQAVNYVKADGFVKENGRVIGIQATDQVTGQSVQLRANKVINASGPWVDELREIDGSRQGKTLQMTKGIHLVFDGSRFPLRQAVYFDTPDGRMVFAVPRDGKTYVGTTDTVFRDDPAHPLISESDRDYVIDAVNGMFPDVRIRAEDVESGWAGVRPLIHEEGKNPSEISRKDEVWVSPSGLITIAGGKLTGYRKMAEMVVDLAARQLQQETGQSIGPCMTKKMPISGGDVGGSAGYSVYVERKIKDGVALGLDRSAAERLARTYGSNVDALYDRLPDPRAKAELHGMPQELLLMLNYAIEEEMAVTPADFLVRRTGDLFFRIHELRQYKSAVIQYMHDRLCWTDEQRTGYEQELDRLILGASGKL; via the coding sequence ATGACTTCACCTTTCTCGGCAGCACTACGCGGGGATTATCTTCAATCCATGGCGAATGCACATTTTGACATATTGGTCCTAGGCGGAGGGATTACAGGGACAGGCATTGCCCTTGATGCAGCGTCCCGCGGACTGAAGACCGCGCTGGTTGAAATGCAGGATTTTGCAGCGGGTACGTCCAGCCGTTCGACCAAACTGGTACACGGTGGCTTAAGATATCTGAAGCAGTTTGAAGTGAAAATGGTGGCTGAGGTAGGGCGCGAACGGGCCATTGTGTATGAAAATGGACCTCATGTGACGACACCGGAGCCGATGCTCCTGCCCATCTATACGGGAGGTACGTTTGGGCGCTTCAGTACGTCCATTGGCCTGATGGTGTATGACCGTCTCGCAGGAGTGAAGCGCAGCGAACGTCGTACGATGCTGAACGCCGGAGCTGTCTCGGATAGCGAACCTTTGCTGCGCCGAGAGGGATTGCTGGGGGGTGGGTTATATGTGGAATATCGGACGGACGATGCACGGCTTACCATTGAAGTAATGAAAGAGGCGGTTAAGCGCGGGGCTCAAGCTGTGAATTATGTAAAAGCAGACGGATTCGTGAAGGAAAACGGCAGGGTCATCGGCATCCAGGCCACAGACCAGGTCACAGGTCAATCTGTTCAATTGAGGGCAAACAAGGTTATCAATGCTTCGGGCCCATGGGTGGATGAGCTTCGCGAGATAGACGGTTCACGGCAGGGCAAGACACTGCAAATGACCAAAGGCATTCATCTGGTGTTCGACGGATCGAGGTTTCCCCTTCGGCAGGCTGTATATTTTGATACCCCTGATGGACGGATGGTCTTCGCGGTTCCGCGTGATGGCAAAACATATGTGGGTACCACCGATACGGTCTTCCGAGATGACCCGGCACATCCTCTCATCTCTGAATCAGATCGGGATTATGTGATTGATGCGGTAAACGGCATGTTTCCGGATGTCCGTATCCGTGCCGAAGATGTGGAGTCGGGATGGGCGGGTGTACGTCCGTTAATCCATGAGGAAGGCAAGAATCCTTCCGAAATATCACGCAAGGATGAAGTATGGGTCTCCCCCTCCGGGCTGATCACGATTGCGGGAGGCAAACTGACCGGGTATCGTAAAATGGCTGAAATGGTCGTTGATCTGGCTGCACGTCAGCTGCAGCAGGAGACGGGTCAATCCATTGGTCCGTGCATGACGAAGAAGATGCCAATTTCCGGGGGGGACGTTGGTGGCTCGGCAGGGTATTCGGTCTATGTAGAGCGCAAAATCAAGGATGGGGTAGCTCTTGGACTGGATCGGTCTGCCGCAGAGCGGCTGGCTCGTACGTATGGTTCCAATGTGGATGCCCTTTATGACCGGTTGCCTGATCCACGGGCCAAGGCCGAGCTGCATGGCATGCCACAGGAACTGCTGCTCATGCTGAATTATGCGATTGAGGAAGAGATGGCGGTAACCCCGGCAGACTTCCTGGTGCGACGGACAGGGGATTTATTTTTCCGTATCCATGAGTTGCGCCAGTATAAGTCAGCAGTTATTCAGTACATGCATGACCGGCTATGCTGGACGGATGAGCAGAGAACAGGGTATGAACAAGAGCTGGACCGTTTGATATTGGGGGCATCTGGCAAATTATAA
- a CDS encoding GNAT family N-acetyltransferase: protein MYQKEMLITGPDRHGKPVRTVVRTYQEADFDELIRIQAESFPPPYPEELLWNHEQLASHVAHYPEGAICIEVDGELAGSMTSLRMQWDPSHPAGHTWVEVTDDGYIRNHQPDGNTLYIVDLCVRPKYRKWGLAQLMMQAMYHLVIAQGLDRLLGAGRMPGYHLVADEMTAESYLEQVVSGEKHDPVISFLLRCGRLPVGVATDYLDDEESCNYAALMEWRNPFKS from the coding sequence ATGTATCAAAAAGAGATGTTGATTACCGGTCCGGATCGACACGGTAAGCCCGTAAGGACAGTCGTTCGTACGTATCAGGAGGCTGATTTCGATGAACTGATTCGTATCCAGGCCGAGAGCTTCCCTCCGCCTTATCCGGAAGAGCTGCTCTGGAACCATGAACAGCTTGCCAGCCATGTAGCCCACTACCCGGAGGGGGCCATCTGCATTGAGGTGGATGGCGAGCTGGCGGGATCGATGACCTCGCTGCGCATGCAATGGGACCCTTCACATCCGGCAGGACACACTTGGGTTGAAGTGACGGATGATGGGTACATCCGCAATCATCAGCCGGATGGCAACACGCTCTACATCGTTGATCTCTGTGTGCGGCCAAAATACCGCAAATGGGGATTGGCGCAGCTCATGATGCAGGCCATGTACCATCTGGTCATTGCACAGGGACTTGACCGGCTGCTCGGTGCCGGAAGAATGCCCGGATACCATCTGGTGGCAGATGAAATGACGGCTGAATCGTATCTGGAGCAGGTGGTATCCGGCGAGAAACACGATCCGGTGATCTCATTCCTGCTGCGCTGCGGCCGGTTGCCAGTTGGCGTAGCAACGGATTATCTGGATGATGAGGAGTCCTGCAACTATGCGGCTCTCATGGAATGGCGCAATCCGTTCAAGTCATAA
- a CDS encoding Gfo/Idh/MocA family protein, whose amino-acid sequence MTLQIGIIGTGWFSKVHADILARMEGVRVASVLGTTLEKAEAMASVYDAAGYSELEHMLDGEKLDAVYICVPPMSHGSIESELIRRGIPFLVEKPLSTGMDIPRKILDQVKDTGLLTSVGYHFRYQEAAQVLRGAMKDQTIGMALGRWMGGMPGVAWWRRQDGSGGQFVEQTTHIVDLLRYCAGEVTEVYAVAAQRVMHEKHDHVTVADVANVTLKLESGAIASIANTCLLPDGEGGAGLQFYTEAGVWDWTPERLLLPNAAAHAMAGQEIPAGHNPYERENEAFIHALRTGDRTRILSDYGDACRTQEITTAALASADSGLAVQLKPVKNLSH is encoded by the coding sequence ATGACGTTACAGATCGGCATCATCGGAACAGGCTGGTTCAGCAAAGTACATGCAGACATTTTGGCCCGAATGGAAGGCGTCCGTGTGGCAAGTGTGCTCGGGACCACTTTGGAGAAGGCTGAGGCCATGGCTTCCGTGTATGATGCAGCTGGCTACAGCGAGCTTGAACATATGTTGGATGGGGAGAAGCTGGATGCAGTATACATCTGCGTTCCGCCGATGTCTCATGGTTCGATTGAATCGGAACTGATTCGCCGCGGCATCCCTTTCCTCGTGGAGAAACCACTGAGTACAGGGATGGATATCCCGCGCAAAATTTTAGATCAGGTGAAAGATACAGGTTTGCTTACTTCCGTAGGTTATCATTTCCGCTATCAGGAAGCTGCGCAGGTGCTGCGTGGAGCCATGAAGGATCAGACGATCGGCATGGCACTTGGACGCTGGATGGGTGGTATGCCAGGAGTTGCCTGGTGGCGCCGACAGGATGGATCTGGAGGACAGTTTGTTGAACAGACCACACATATTGTAGATCTGCTTCGATACTGTGCAGGAGAAGTTACTGAGGTATATGCTGTAGCAGCCCAGCGTGTGATGCATGAAAAACACGACCATGTTACGGTAGCAGATGTGGCGAATGTGACGCTTAAGCTGGAGAGCGGTGCCATCGCGAGCATTGCCAATACATGCCTGCTGCCGGATGGAGAAGGCGGTGCCGGACTTCAGTTCTACACCGAAGCGGGAGTATGGGATTGGACACCGGAACGTCTGCTGCTGCCGAATGCTGCTGCCCACGCGATGGCAGGTCAGGAGATTCCAGCGGGACATAACCCGTATGAACGGGAGAACGAAGCATTCATTCATGCTCTTCGTACGGGTGATCGTACGCGGATTCTGTCTGATTATGGGGATGCCTGCCGTACACAGGAGATTACAACAGCAGCGCTGGCATCTGCCGATTCCGGTCTGGCGGTGCAGCTGAAGCCCGTCAAGAATCTCTCTCATTAA
- a CDS encoding GNAT family N-acetyltransferase — protein sequence MEFTRITSINDPLFAQMHKLMQEVFPPEEVLDFPLWQEPLEDPGIRVFVAVHEGNVVGATEYRYYEDWNVAMTDFTIIGREGLGIGSFLANHRKRDLQQLAAANGKELFGMFAEIYNPYLSQDHAFGGIKPMDPYVRREVLSHLGYQRLDFPYVHPSWQGDGEAVGGLDLCFMPGNEEQGELPASLVADFLNRYYAVLPNKPQEWLAMIDQLKARTTVPLLPL from the coding sequence ATGGAATTTACACGAATTACTTCAATTAATGATCCTCTGTTTGCCCAAATGCACAAGCTGATGCAGGAAGTTTTCCCACCTGAGGAAGTACTGGACTTTCCGCTGTGGCAGGAACCGCTGGAAGACCCCGGCATTCGTGTATTTGTGGCTGTACATGAAGGAAACGTCGTGGGGGCGACAGAATACCGCTATTACGAAGACTGGAATGTGGCCATGACGGATTTTACGATCATCGGCCGTGAAGGTTTGGGCATTGGCAGTTTCCTTGCCAACCATCGGAAGCGTGACCTGCAGCAGCTTGCTGCCGCAAACGGCAAGGAACTGTTTGGCATGTTCGCCGAGATCTATAATCCGTATCTTAGCCAGGATCATGCATTTGGCGGCATCAAACCAATGGATCCGTATGTGCGGCGCGAAGTGCTGTCCCATCTCGGATATCAACGACTGGATTTCCCATATGTTCATCCTTCCTGGCAAGGGGATGGGGAAGCAGTAGGTGGTCTTGACCTTTGCTTCATGCCGGGCAATGAGGAGCAGGGAGAACTGCCAGCCAGCCTGGTGGCGGATTTCCTGAATCGCTATTATGCCGTCCTGCCGAATAAACCCCAGGAATGGCTTGCCATGATAGACCAGCTGAAAGCTCGCACTACAGTGCCTCTGCTGCCTTTGTAA
- the cidR gene encoding cidABC operon transcriptional activator CidR yields MDIRHLQYFLEVARQQSFTKAAEVLFITQPTISKTVKSLEDELGVTLLDRYGKKVELTDAGHVFFRQALEIEKSFRSLSSELDDLMNLKKGHLRIGLPPMVGSSFFPMIIGEFHKAYPQVSIQLFEDGAKKVEADVISGALDIGVAVLPTVDELIDHFVFVEEKLNLLVHPSHPLAGKESVALRELEHDAFVLFREDFALHDRIIAACQHVGFQPRVVYESSQWDLLSAMVAANLGVALLPETICREVDHMRVRIMPVVEPVIPWQLGMIWRKDRYLSFATREWIGFTKAMLSEERK; encoded by the coding sequence ATGGATATCCGCCATTTGCAATATTTTCTGGAAGTTGCCCGGCAGCAGAGCTTTACCAAGGCGGCTGAGGTTCTGTTTATCACCCAACCGACGATTAGCAAAACCGTCAAAAGCCTTGAAGATGAGCTCGGTGTTACACTGCTGGACCGGTATGGGAAGAAAGTCGAATTGACCGATGCGGGGCATGTCTTTTTCAGGCAGGCACTTGAAATTGAGAAGTCGTTTCGCAGTTTGTCGTCCGAACTCGATGATCTGATGAACCTGAAGAAGGGACATCTGCGTATCGGACTGCCGCCCATGGTCGGCTCCAGCTTCTTCCCCATGATTATCGGTGAATTTCATAAGGCCTACCCGCAAGTGAGCATTCAACTGTTTGAGGATGGAGCCAAGAAGGTCGAGGCTGATGTCATCAGTGGTGCACTGGATATTGGTGTGGCTGTGCTGCCGACCGTGGATGAGCTCATCGATCATTTTGTTTTTGTGGAGGAAAAGCTGAATCTGCTCGTCCATCCTTCACATCCGCTTGCGGGAAAAGAGTCGGTTGCTCTGCGTGAACTGGAGCATGATGCATTCGTGCTGTTCAGGGAGGATTTCGCCCTGCATGATCGCATCATTGCTGCCTGTCAGCATGTAGGATTTCAGCCCAGGGTCGTCTATGAGAGCTCCCAGTGGGATCTGCTCAGCGCAATGGTTGCTGCCAATCTAGGGGTGGCGTTGCTGCCGGAGACCATCTGCCGTGAAGTGGATCATATGCGTGTACGCATTATGCCGGTTGTGGAACCCGTGATCCCTTGGCAGCTCGGCATGATCTGGCGCAAGGACCGATATCTGTCTTTTGCCACCCGGGAATGGATCGGTTTCACCAAGGCAATGTTGAGCGAAGAACGGAAATAG
- a CDS encoding CidB/LrgB family autolysis modulator, which produces MIGFLCLLLTVGIYLIAKRMYRQLPKVYLSPLLITPLLVVGVLLATGTDYADYSSGGKWLSLLLQPATVAFAVPLYTFFHVLKKHISEIVFSVMAGSVVAVLSSALLAKWLQLDSGLIHSLIPRSITTPIAMNVSATIGGIPAVTAVFVIMTGLLGAIMGPSIVKMLRIDGEIARGTLLGTGAHGTGTSKAFELSSLTGTISSISMVLAALFTLAVAPILSKLIFP; this is translated from the coding sequence ATGATTGGATTTCTCTGCCTGTTGCTGACTGTCGGTATTTACTTGATCGCCAAACGCATGTATCGTCAATTGCCCAAGGTTTATCTGTCTCCACTGCTGATCACGCCCCTGCTTGTCGTTGGCGTTCTGCTTGCGACCGGGACGGATTATGCAGATTACAGCAGCGGCGGCAAATGGCTGAGCCTTCTGCTTCAACCCGCTACGGTAGCTTTTGCCGTACCTCTGTATACATTTTTCCACGTACTCAAAAAGCATATATCCGAGATTGTCTTCAGTGTCATGGCCGGATCGGTGGTTGCCGTGCTCTCGTCAGCCCTGCTGGCCAAGTGGCTTCAGCTTGACTCCGGGCTGATTCACAGCCTGATTCCGCGCTCCATTACAACTCCGATTGCCATGAACGTCTCGGCTACCATTGGGGGCATCCCCGCTGTTACAGCGGTTTTTGTCATCATGACCGGTTTGCTTGGGGCGATTATGGGTCCTTCTATCGTAAAAATGCTCCGCATTGATGGAGAAATTGCCCGCGGAACGCTGCTCGGAACGGGTGCCCACGGCACAGGGACCTCCAAAGCTTTTGAGCTCAGTTCCCTGACAGGAACCATCTCCAGTATCTCCATGGTGCTGGCTGCATTGTTCACTTTGGCGGTTGCGCCCATTCTATCTAAACTTATTTTCCCATAA
- a CDS encoding AbrB/MazE/SpoVT family DNA-binding domain-containing protein: MKRTGMKRSLDRLGRIVLPKEMRDTMEIHIGDPLEFFIEGKELILRKYKSTLCVFCGDMDTDMYFKEQFICRTCAVQLKHPDDTPEWFVPQNKQAPAAVERPPSDSAKVSSPTWDEGTVAASTEYPDLRPKTARMLQQMKEIVEQNPGLAQQQIAEKLGISQGRVSQLKKLL; encoded by the coding sequence ATGAAAAGAACCGGAATGAAGAGATCTCTGGACCGCCTTGGACGAATTGTCCTTCCCAAAGAAATGCGGGATACGATGGAAATCCATATCGGCGATCCGCTTGAGTTTTTCATTGAAGGGAAAGAGTTGATTTTGAGAAAGTACAAATCAACGTTGTGTGTGTTTTGCGGTGATATGGATACGGATATGTATTTCAAAGAGCAATTCATCTGCCGGACGTGTGCTGTTCAATTAAAACACCCGGATGACACTCCCGAATGGTTCGTTCCTCAGAACAAACAGGCTCCTGCTGCCGTGGAGCGTCCTCCTTCCGATTCCGCCAAAGTTTCTTCCCCCACATGGGATGAGGGAACGGTAGCTGCCAGCACTGAGTACCCTGACCTGCGGCCCAAGACGGCGCGCATGCTGCAACAGATGAAAGAAATTGTTGAACAGAATCCTGGTTTGGCTCAGCAGCAGATTGCGGAAAAGCTTGGTATTAGCCAAGGACGCGTCTCCCAATTAAAGAAATTGCTATAA